TTGATTTAGACGGCACACTCATCGACAGTGTGCCGGATTTAGCCTACTGCGTTGATATCGCCATGCGCGAGGCCGGGTTGCCCGCCCGTGGTGAGCTCGCCGTACGTAATTGGGTGGGTAATGGGATTGAAAAACTGGTTGCAAGGGCGGTGTCCAACAGTGAACACGGCAATGCGGAACAGCCGTTATTCGATGTTGCCTTTAGCGCATTCCTCGCTGCTTATACGGCGAATAATGGCAAATACAGCAAGCTTTACGATGGGGTGTTAAGTACCCTGGACTGGCTTATCGATAATGGATACCGGTTGGCGTGCGTAACTAATAAAGCATCGGCCTTTACTTTGCCGCTATTACATCAAAAAGGGCTGGCCAGGTACTTTGATGTGGTGGTAAGTGGTGATACCTGCGGGCACAAAAAGCCCCATCCCGAGCCTCTCAATTATGCCTTACGCGCACTGCAAACAAGCGCCGATAAGGCAATTATGGTAGGTGACTCCAGAGCGGATATTCATGCCGCCAGAGCGGCCGGGTGTCCGGTCTATGCGCTGACTTATGGTTACAACCATGGCGAGGACATCAGTATCTATCAGCCAGACAAAATATTACAGTCACTGGTTGAGTTGCCGGCTATTCTGGGCGCGGGGCAATAAACCCCGTGTCAGGCGGTTTACGCCGCTAATGGTGATGGTAAGCGCCAGCGCTTTTCGTTACACTTGCTGAAGATATCATTAAAACAATGACACTGGGTCATCCCGTCAGACAGCGTCGCCTCTGAAGTCGGGATAGCAGCGGTCGGTATAAGAAGAATTTAGTTATGTCAGAACAACACGCTTCCTCGCAAAACGATGACGCACCAGCAGAACAATCTACCGATTTTGGTTTTCGTCAGGTCGACAGAAATAAGAAAGCGTCAATGGTGGCCGGGGTCTTTGACTCGGTCGCGGCAAAATACGATGTAATGAATGACTTTATGTCGATGGGCATCCACCGCCTTTGGAAGCGCTATACCATTGACTGTAGTGGTATTAAAACGGGTCAGAAAGTGCTTGATCTGGCTGGTGGTACTGGCGACCTGGCGGCCAGATTTTCGCGCTTGGTTGGCCCGACCGGCGAGGTTGTGCTGGCGGATATTAACCACTCCATGCTGTCGGTAGGACGCGATAAACTTCGTGATATGGGCATTGTAGGCAATGTTGATTATGTGCAGGCAAATGCCGAGGCGCTGCCATTTCCTGACAATCATTTTGATTTGGTGACGATGGCGTTTGGCCTCAGAAACGTCACCGATAAAGACAAAGCACTGGCGTCGATTTTTCGAATTCTGAAGCCGGGCGGACGCTTACTGGTGCTGGAGTTTTCTAAACCCACCAATGAATTACTGTCTAAAACCTATGACTGGTATTCTTTTAACGTGTTGCCCACCATGGGGCAACTGGTGGCTAACGACCGTGAGAGCTACCAGTATCTCGCCGAGTCAATTCGCATGCACCCTGATCAGGATACCCTTAAATCAATGTTTGAGCAGGCAGGCTTTGAACATTGCGATTACCAGAATCTCACCGGCGGAATCGTTGCCCTGCACCGGGGTTATAAATTTTAATGCCAACCGGACCCTTGCTGACTGCTGCGGCAGAAAATGCACTTAATCGTTTGTTGGCACTCGACCCCGATGCCCGGGCAGCGCTTAATGCGTTGCAGGGCAAGCGGCTCATTGTTGAGTTAACGGATGTCGCGCAGCGCTTTGCGTTGGTGTTTTCCAGTCAGATTGATGTTCTTTTGCTCAGCGATCCGGTCACTGAGGTCAGCAAGCATGAATGCATCATTAAAACCCGGCTGGCGGTGTTACCCAGTCTGCGTGACACTTCTCAACTGACGCGTTTAATTAAAGCCGGCGAGCTTGAAGTGCAGGGCGAGTTGGCGATAGCCCAGGATTTTTCGGCGGTATTGCAAAACCTGAACATTGATTGGGAGGAGCATCTGGCGGTTAAAACCAATGATGTCGTTGCCCATGAGGTGTTTTCGCTAATGGCTAAATTTGGTGAACGGTTGAAGTTAATGTCAGGTAAAGCCGAAGCGATACTTGGCAGTGCATTAACCGATGAAAAGCAGATAGCCGCTCACCGCCTGGCGGTGATTCATTTTTCTGATCAGGTCAGTGCGCTGCGCGATGACACTGAACGGTTAGCAGCACGCCTTGCCAGACTTGAGCGGAGTAAACAGTAAATATTATGCAGTTACTGAGGATTTACCAGATAAACCGGGTCATGCTGGAGCATGGTTTGGATGAACTGATCCCAACCAAGTGGCTACCCTGGTATGCACGTATTCTGCGCAAATGTTTGTTTTGGATCCGCAACCAGCATAAAGACAAAAGCGCCGGTGTCAGACTTACTCTGGCTCTGCAGGCTCTTGGGCCGGTTTTCATCAAATTTGGCCAGATGCTGTCGACCCGTCGTGATCTGCTCTCAGTGGATATCGCCAATGAACTGGCAATGTTACAGGACCGGGTGAAGCCGTTTGACACCGAACGTGCTCAGGACATCATAAAGCAGTCACTACAAATTCAATCCTTAAATGAGGTGTTCGCCACCTTCGAAGCCACCCCTCTGGCGTCTGCCAGTATTGCTCAGGTTCACGCTGCCCGGCTTAAAGAAGGCGATATTGATGTGGTGGTTAAAGTGCTGCGTCCGGACATTCGTAAAACCATCAAAGCGGATACCGAACTGATGTTAACCCTGGCCAGGGTTTTACAAAAATGGTTGCCGGACGGCAAACGCTTGCGGCCGGTAGAGGTGGTCAGAGAATATGAAAAAACCATCGTTGATGAGTTGGATCTGACACGTGAGGCCGCCAACGGTATGCAGTTAGGCCGCAATTTTGACGGCTCTGAAGCCCTTTATGTGCCACAGATTTACAGTGATTACTGCCGGCCCAACGTGTTGGTTATGGAACGCATATATGGCATCCCTATTTCCGATATCGATGCGTTAATTGCCCAGAACACCAATTTACGCATTTTGGCCGAACGCGGTGTTGAAGTGTTTTTTACCCAGGTATTCAGAGACAGCTTTTTTCACGCTGATATGCACCCGGGCAATATCTTTGTATCGCGGGACAATCCGGGGAACCCCCAGTACATTGCCATTGATTTTGGTATCGTGGGCACGCTGAACCAGGAAGACAAGCGTTACCTTGCGGAAAATTTCATTGCCTTTTTTAATCGCGATTATCGCAAAGTTGCGCAGTTGCATGCCGATTCAGGCTGGGTACCCTCCGACACTAACATCGACGAATTTGAAGGCGCGATACGCACAGTTTGCGAGCCCATTTTTCAAAAACCACTGGCTGAAATATCTTTTGGTAACGTGCTGGTGCAGCTATTTAATACCGCCCGGCGTTTCAATATGGTAGTGCAACCGCAATTAGTGCTGTTACAAAAAACCTTGTTGTATGTGGAAGGTCTGGGCAGACAACTGTATCCGCAACTCGACCTGTGGCAAACCGCCAAACCCTTTTTAGAAAAATGGATGCGTGAGCAAATTGGTGTAAAGGCAGTATTGACCAAGGTAAAGGCAAACCTGCCTTATTGGAGCGAAAAACTACCGGACATGCCGGAGTTGCTCTACGACACGCTTAAACAGGCAAAATACTTTCCGGAAAAGCAACTGCGTGCCAATGCACTGCTGCTGCAACAACAAAAGCAGGCGCAAAAAGCGCAGCATCTGAGTATCGTGGGGGCAACCTTTATTATTGTGGCGGCCATTGCGCCGCTTTATCCGCTCCACTGGAGCGTGTCTGGCGGGCTTGTGCTGCTTGGTTGCGGCTGCTGGTTGCGAGCCTGGTTGAAGGGGCGAAGCTAGCTACACTAAGGCTTTGCCGATTACTTTTATGAGTAAAATCAGCATCCCGGATTAACTCTCTAAATTAAATTTTGATGAAAAGTGCTTACTTTTTGTGATTTTAGTATCAATTTCTGTAGTGTGTGGTTATAGTGGTAATGTTCTTTAAGTAGTTGTGCTTCCGTTCGTTATTAACGTGGCGTAGTTGCAACCGTCGGATTGTTCTGGCGATGTATGATCCTGTAGTTAGTTTTGCCGTGAATCACCCCTAATTAAAGATGCAAGTTAGTGTCACGTGACACAAAGGTTTTAAGAGTTTTTTTGAGGTTTTTCATGTCTAAAGTAACTGGTACCGTTAAGTGGTTTAATGCTGAAAAAGGTTATGGCTTTTTAACGCAAGACGACGGCGGTAAAGACGTTTTTGTTCACTTCCGTGCTATCGTATCCGAAGGATACAAAACGCTGGTAGAAGGTCAAAAAGTTCAATTTGAAGTTGAACAAGGACAAAAAGGTCTGCAGGCGGCTAACGTAGAAGCCATCTAATGATTTATGAGGCCTCTACCGTTGGTAGGGGCCTTTTCTATTCTGAATGACCAGTCTGGGAATTCATCAGGATAAACTTCACGTTACCTCGTGAGTCATCGTCCTTCGCCTCGCTCGGTGCGTACAAATAGAGTATTGCAATATGATACGGCGGCTTTCCTGTTTATTCTTTATTTATAGCGTATTTGTTTCTGGCTTGGTGGCCGGTCAAAGTGAAGTTGTGGTGTCTTTTGCGGGCCAGCAACTGACAGCACAAGATATTCAGCCTGATGAACCCACCCGGCAAGCATGGCAGGATGATCCCATGCGCGCGGCGCGGCTCAATATTTACCGTTTCAGTAAAGCCTCTGAATTTATAGAGCGTCAGCTAATTAAAGATTACGCTGTCCGTCATGATCTGAGTGCAAACCCGGCATTTGTTGAATCCTTTAAAGCGGCCTTTGCAAGTGACACCTTAACCGGTGAACGGCTAGCCAGTCTGGCAGAATTTTCAGCCTTGCAGTTCGCCGTTGACAAGCATTTGTACGAGCGCCACGGTGGCCGCGTGATATTCGACCAGGCGCACCCAATGATGCCTATTGAAGGCTATTTTAATGTAGTACAACAGTATGTGGCAGCTGAGCAATTGGTGATTAATGATGAAACCATAGCGAAGATGCTGTGGCAGAGCTTCGCCCGTCCGAACGCCATTACCATGCAGCCAGATCAAATTGACTACACTGCGCCATGGTGGAATAAGATCACCCGATAACACTCGCGCATGCCTGTATCGCAGCCATACTGTACAAGTGAAAACGGTTACTCACAAAATAACGCGGTTGAGAAATACCGCTCTGCACCATCGGCTAAAATGGTAACAATATTTTTGCCATGATATTGCGGCATCGCCGCCAGGCAAAGAGCCGCATGTACCACTGCACCTGATGACAGGCCTACGGCCAGTCCTTCCTTGCGCGCCAGTTGTCTGGCCATGCTGATAGCATCATCGTCACTTACGGTAATAACCCGGTCGAGTATTTCTACCTTCATCCCTGCCGGTATATGACCCGGATTGATGCCCTGAATCTTGTGCTCACCACCGCGCCCCTGACTTAACAGCGGGCAGCTTTCAGGCTCGGCGGCGACGATTTGAATTGCCCGGTTACGGGCTTTGAGAAAAGTGCCGATGCCCGTTAACGTACCGCCAGTGCCCATGCCGGCAACGACGACATCAACCTTCCCGGCGGTATCATCCCATATTTCCTGACCAGTGGATTGCTGATGCGCCAAGGCATTGGCCGGGTTAGCAAACTGATCCATCGATACCGCACCGTCAAGTTGCTCAATCAGGCGTTCTGCCCTGGCGATAGCGCCGGGCATACCCTGCTCACGCGGTGTGGTAATCAGCGTGGCGCCATAGTGGCTAATGAGCTTTTGTCGCTCCACCGACATATGCTCGGGCATCACAATGGTAACGGCTATGTCGTATACCGCGCCAAGCCAGGCGCAGGCCACACCACTATTGCCCGAAGATGCTTCGACAATATGAGTCACCGGCGACTGATTATCTTGTTGCAGCGCGTTCAGCATCGCCAGCGCAGCACGGTCTTTTATTGAGCCTGCAGGGTTAAAATACTCTAATTTAGCCAGAATAGAGGCAGGATTGCTGGTGCCATTATGGATCCGGTTAAGCTTTACCATAGGCGTATTGCCAATCGTCTCGACAACACTGTCGAGTACTCTGTCTTGTCTGATAGGTGTTGTAATATTTGGATTAAGCATAACACTCACTTATTCATGCAGGGTAACAAAGCATTATTATGAGGGGATAGGGTTAGAAGGATTTGCTAATCTTTTTTGTAAGTGGCAATATTTGTGCAATATATGGTCTTTTGGTGTTGTTAAATTGGAAAAATTTTCTATAGATAAAATTGATAGGGGAATTCTTAACCTTTTACAGCACGACGCGGATCTCTCCGTTCAGCATATTGCAGAGCAGGTTGGACTTACCGTTACACCGTGCTGGCGAAGAATACAGCGTTTACAACAAAAGGGCGTTATCACCCGCAAAGTAGCATTACTCGATGCAGCACTACTGGGGCTTAACCTAACCGTGTTTGTGCAGGTGAAAGCCGGCCGCCACGACGAGCAGTGGCTGGCCGAATTTGCCCATCACTGCGCAGCCTTCGAAGAGATTGTTGAGTTCTACCGGATGTCTGGTGAATATGATTATATGCTCAAGGTAGTAGTGGCCGATATGCAGCGCTTTGACCACTTCTACAAGCGTTTGATCAAGGGAATGCCCATGGGGGATGTCACCTCGAGCTTTGCGATGGAGCAAATAAAGTATACTACGGCACAGCCGTTAACCGGGTTATAAGTGGTGTGCGTCACTGACCGTGGCCGTTGCCACTAATTTAATTGCAATAATTGACAAAAATGAGGGCCCACTAATGTCGGTTAATCCCTATTGGCAGGATCTCCTGTTACTTGATAAGCAGCTTAACGAAGATGAACGCCTGTTGCGCGATGCAGCCCGGGAGTTTTGTCAGCAGGTGCTGCAACCCGGCATCTTACAGGCGAACCGCGAAGGGCGTTTTGACCCTTCCCTGATGCGCCAGTTCGGTGAGCTGGGATTGCTGGGTGCTACCATCGAAGGCTATGGCTGTGCCGGTGTGAGTTACATTGCCTATGGCCTGATAGCCCGCGAGGTCGAGCGTGTCGACAGTGGCTATCGTAGCGCTATGAGCGTGCAGTCGTCGCTGGTAATGCACCCCATTTACCAGTTCGGTAGTGACGCCCAGAAAGCACAGTATTTACCCCAGCTCGCCAGCGGCGAGCTAATTGGGTGTTTTGGTTTAACCGAGCCTGATGCCGGCTCAGATCCGGCGAGTATGAAGACCCGGGCGACGCCGGTTGAAGGGGGGTATCGGTTGAATGGCAGTAAGATGTGGATCACTAACTCGCCGATTGCCGATGTGTGTGTGGTATGGGCGAAAAACGCCGCCCTGGACGACGCCATTTGCGGATTCATTGTTGAGCGTGGCATGCAAGGGCTGAGTACGTCAGAAATTGAAGGCAAAATGTCGCTAAAGGCATCGATTACCGGTGAAATTGTTATGGATAACGTATTTGTGCCGGAGGCTAACTTACTCCCGAAGGTGACCGGTCTCAAAGGCCCGTTCAGTTGTTTGAACATGGCGCGCTACGGCATAGCCTGGGGCGCCATGGGCGCTGCAGAGTTTTGTTGGCATGCGGCAAGACAATATGGTTTGGACCGCACGCAATTTGGTAAACCGTTGGCGCAAACGCAGTTGTTTCAGACTAAGTTAGCAGACATGCAAACCGAAATAACTCTCGGTTTGCAGGCTGCGCTGCGCGTCGGTCAGTTAATTGACAGCGGGCAGTTTGATCCGGCGATGATCTCCCTCATAAAGCGCAACAATTGCGCTAAAGCGCTCGATATTGCCCGTAAAGCAAGGGATATGCACGGCGGCAATGGAATCGCCGATGAGTACCATATAATGCGCCATATGGTGAACCTGGAAACGGTTAACACCTACGAAGGCACCTATGATATTCATGGTTTAATTTTGGGCCGGGCGCAGACCGGGTTGCAGGCCTTTTTCTGACCGCCGGGCAATCACCTAAACCCACCCCGGGCCAGTGTGCTTTGCCGGCCCGGGGCTGTTTATAGCATTACCGTTGCATTCATTTGGCAACGCTCAATTGGCAGCCATCATGAGGGCCAGTCACCAGGCTATTTACCAGCGCTTTAACATTCCTTTGTACACTTCATGGTCGAGCAACGATGGGCGCGGCAACGCGCGTGTGTTGGATAAGGCCTGTTGGGCGGATTGCCAGTCAGGGTAGGCTTTACCATCAATATAAAATAACGATGCCGTGCCGGTAGGGGTCTTGTCGAGCGGTACCACCTCTTTCAGTGACATCGGCGCCGGACCTTCATGATGTGCGTCAGCTGTGGTAATCCAGTCTGCAGTGCCATCAGCGTTAATGTCTTTTGACGTCCAGGTGATAGCCATAATCTTATTAAAGCGCCCGTCTTTTTGTATGGTTGCTATGTAGGCGTCAAAGTCGTTGAGGATCTGTTGCGCATTGGGATAGTCTTTACGGATACTGAGAGTAAAACCGCTTGTAATAAGTGGTTTGGGCGATAAAAACAGCGGCTGCTCGGCGCTATCGGCCAGCAAGCGGTTAAATTCAGCGAGAATCAAACCATCCTCCAGGGCATAGTCTGCACGGCCTTCTGATAGCTGTTTAAACATATCCAGCACAGTGGGGTTGCGGGCCCATGAAACTGCTTTAACCCGGCGTAGTTCGGTTGAGTTAGCAATGCTATTGGTGGTGGCAACGCGACTGTTGGGGATGTGCGAGAACTGGCTTACCTCATCGAGCGTATGCTCACGACTGGCCAGATAAAGATGTGAAGGCAGGTAGGTCTTACTAAAGAGCAGATTGTCGCGGCGATCCTGAAGATTAAAATGGGCATACTCGCCATCATAACGGCCCGTCAGCAGGCCGCTGCCGGAGAAGGCCGGCCGGTCTGTCTCAAGGAGCACGTCCACATTGATGGCGGCAAATGCGTTGGTGATGAGTTGGTTAAGTCGTGCCGAGGGCGCACCAGGCTCTTCCGCTACCATCGTTGGCAAGGGGTTGGCCACTAACTTTAGTGGCGACTGGGCAATGCATTGAAAGCCCCACAGACTACATAAGAGCAGGCTGCCGAGCTTGCCAGCTTGCCTGAACTTACCAACCCATACCATGTTTATCATATACAGCCTATATCTGATTGTTTACTCACCGAAAGCACCTGCCGCGCCCGGGAAGACCACCGGACTTTCAAAGCCCTCTTTACTGACACTGGCGACCCCGAAAAAGTAGTTATCAATAACAATGTTTTTCAGGGTGAATTCATTGACGTCGCCAACGAAACGGCTGAACTGCCATTGCGGTGCATCGGTATATCGCCAGTAGATTTTGTAACCGGCTAACTGTGGGTTCTGGGATTTCTCCAGCGGTGCCCAGCTCAGGGTAGTCGAAGGCTGTACTGCGCCTTTTATCGACACTTCCTGTGGTGGGCTGGGGGCCCAGGCCATGCCCGCCAGACTTACTGCGTTAAGCGCGGTAAGTTTTGCTGCATAGTCAAAGTTAACGCCGTCGAGGGTATCGCCATACTCAATACCATTTTCGGTACGCAGATCCTGGTGTTGACGAGTGTAGTTTTCGTTGGTTTCCATAATTCGTACACCCGGGTAACCTAAATCGTTGAACGGGCGATGATGACCGCCGCGGCCAAAACGATCGAGCCGGTAAATTACCATGGTGTCGAGGTTTTCTATATAGCGGTCTGCCATTAAATCAATGTAGCGCGCCAAATTGCGGCTTGGCGAGTCAACTTCGCCACCGGTAAAGCGGCGGATCCGGCCTTCGCGCTCGGTTTCAGTCTGACGGGTACCTTCGGCAAAGATGCGTGCAGTGGTGTTATTTATCACCCCGTTAACGCCTTCAATATTGCCAATCATGTCATTATTAAGTACGGCTTTTAAACGCCAGCCTTCTTTTTGGGCTTGTTCGGCCAGAATTTTACCGCCAAATAAACCCTGTTCCTCACCGGAGAGGGCTGCGTAAACAATGCTGCCATTGAAGCGGTACTGACTCAGCACGCGCGCCGCTTCGAGGGTGCCGGCCACACCAGAGGCATTGTCATTGGCACCGGGGGAGTCCGCTGTGGCGTTCATCACATCGGAGACGCGCGAATCAATATCACCAGACATTAATACGTAGCGATCCGGATCGCTAATACCTCGTTGAATGGCAATGACGCTGACGACTTCTACGGGTTCAGGAATTCGACTTTCATTGTCGATGGTGGCTGAGCTGTAATACACCTCAAGGCAATTACCGCAGGCGGCTGATATCCGCTCAAACTCGGCTTTAACCCAGCGTCGTGCGGCGCCGATCCCGCGCGTGTCAGACTCGGTTTCAGAAAGAGTATGGCGGGTGCCGAAACTCACTAATCTGGTGATATCCTGCTCAATTCGTGCCGCTGATATATCCGCGGCAATATCGTGCAGCTGTGGTTGGTCAACGTAGTCAAGCTGATCTGCCTGCAGCGTTAAACTAACGCCAGCGGCCATGAGTAAGAGTGGGCGTATTATTGTCATTGTTACCACCTGAGTGTGTATAGTTTAAAAATTTAAATAAAAGCGTAAGCGTCGCCAAACAGCGAATCCTTGCCCAGGCCGCGGGCAAAGAAGTCGTCACGGGCGACCTTGGCCATATCGAAGCGGCCAGCAATATAAACCTGAATACCTGACATATCTGCATAGTCGGCGAGCACAGCATGGTGAACCCACCCTTTGCGGCCTTGCCAGTCGTCGCTGGCGTTTTCCACTACCGGAATAAAGGTAAGGTGTGGATGATGGGCTGCCAGTGACACCAGTTCGTCGTGGTAATACAGATCTTCAACGTGCTTAGCACCCCAGTACAAAGTGATGTCGCGCTGAGGATTATCTTTTAGTGATTGCATCAAAATTGAATAGGTGTACGAAAAGCCGGTTCCGCCCGCAACGAGTACAATCGGCGTATCGCCGTCTTGCAACACGGCCTGACCGTGACCGCCGGATACAAAAATGGCCTTTTCCTGACGCATACGTTCAAGCACTTCGCCAGCGTAAGCATTACCCGGCTCCGCCCCGATGTGTAATTCCAGACGGTTATTGTCGTGCGCCGCATTGGCAATTGAAAACGGGCGTTGATCGTTTTCGTCCATGTGTACTAAAACATACTGCCCTGACTGAAAATCGAAAGAAACGTCGGGGGTTAAATCCACCCGGAAAACAGTTTTGGTCAGTGGGGCTATTCCCTCAACCTGGCATCTAATTTGTGACATGTATACTGAATCTCTTAATGTTTATACCCGGCGCAAGGGCGGGTTGTTGTGTTTACTGTGTTCGTTATGACGTGACTAATCCGCAGTCGCTTTGCCCGGCATAATGCCAAGCTCGTCCCAGATCTCATCGACCCGGCGTTTCACCGCTTCATCCATCACAATGGGCGCTCCCCACTCCCGATCGGTTTCACCCGGCATTTTGTTCGTGGCGTCCAAACCCATTTTCGAGCCTAAACCAGAGACCGGCGAAGCAAAATCAAGGTAGTCAATCGGTGTGTTTTCAATCATTACTGTATCACGAGCTGGATCCATTCGGGTAGTAATCGCCCAAATCACGTCTTGCCAGTCTCTGGCGTTCACATCGTCATCGCATACCACCACAAACTTTGTATACATAAATTGACGTAAAAAAGACCATACGCCCATCATGACCCGCTTAGCATGGCCCGGATATTGTTTTTTCATGGTGACCACCGCCATACGGTAGGAGCAACCTTCGGGGGGTAAATAAAAATCGACAATTTCGGGAAACTGTTTTTGCAAAATAGGCACAAAAACTTCATTCAGCGCAACACCCAGAATCGCCGGTTCATCAGGCGGTCTGCCGGTGTAGGTAGAATGGTAAATCGGGTCGTGACGATGGGTGATATGCGTCACGGTAAAAACCGGGAACTCGTCTACTTCATTATAATAACCCGTATGATCGCCATAGGGGCCTTCGGGGGCGGTTTCATCTTGCGCGATGTAGCCTTCCAGCACTATTTCGGCGCTGGCGGGCACCTGCAGATCGTTGCTTACCGATTTTACGACTTCGGTTTTATCGCCGCGCAATAGTCCGGCAAAAGCATATTCAGACAGCGTATCGGGTACTGGCGTAACCGCCCCCAGGATAGTTGCCGGGTCGGCGCCCAGCGCCACTGATACCGGATAGGGTTCGCCCGGATGAGTTTGACACCACTCGCGAAAATCAAGCGCGCCGCCGCGGTGTGAGAGCCAGCGCATAATAAGCTTATTTTTGCCCAGTACTTGCTGGCGATAGATGCCCAGATTCTGGCGTTTTTTGTGCGGCCCGCGTGTCACGGTGAGTCCCCAGGTAATAAGCGGCGCCGCATCACCTGGCCAGCAGTGTTGTACCGGCAGCTTGGTTAAATCCACATCATCGCCGCTAAGCACAACTTGCTGACAAGGGGCTTTGCGTACTTCTTTGGCCGGCATGTTGAGTACCTGCTTAAACACCGGTAGCTTATCCCACAGATCTTTAAGCCCTTTAGGCGGCTCCGGTTCTTTTAAATAAGCGAGTAATTTACCGACTTCGCGCAGCGCCGATACCGAATCCTGGCCCATGCCAAGCGCCACGCGTTCGGGGGTGCCAAACAGGTTCATCAATACCGGCATATCAAAGTTCTCCGGATTTTCGAACAATAATGCCGGGCCTCCTGCACGAAGCGTTCTGTCGGCAATCTCGGTCATCTCCAGTTTGGTGCTTATCGGGCGGGTAATGCGCACCAGATCACCGTTTTTTTCCAGTTGACTAATGAAGTCACGTAAATCTTTGTATTTCATAGTGCGTGGTTACCCCAACCGCTGTTTTAAGGCTATCGCATGAGTATACCATTATTGCTGGTGAGCCGATCACCGCTGGTGGACAATTCAGCGTAAAGCCAAAAAATTTACCTTCGCATAATCAGCTTCTACACTTAGCTGTGAATGCATGTTTTATGCTGTCGTGTGTCTTTGATTTAGGTTAAATAAAAGTAAATATCATCATGACTTGTCACCTAAACAGGCGCATACTAAATAAAAATAGAATGACAATTACTGCCTGGAGTGCCTATGGCTTTTTCCCACGACGTTATCGAAGAATTAAACCTGCTGCTAAAATTTCCTGCTGAAAGTTTGATGCAGGGGCTGAAAATTCACCACGATGCTACGCAGTCGATAGTAGAAGCCGCCGCCCGGCTTTATTCAAAGGGATTGATTACCCAGGTTGATGGCGGTTACCTGACCGATTTGGGTATCGATGTGGTTGAACATACCCGCCGTATAAACAGTGCAATGAATATTAAA
This genomic interval from Alteromonas gilva contains the following:
- a CDS encoding substrate-binding periplasmic protein, with product MINMVWVGKFRQAGKLGSLLLCSLWGFQCIAQSPLKLVANPLPTMVAEEPGAPSARLNQLITNAFAAINVDVLLETDRPAFSGSGLLTGRYDGEYAHFNLQDRRDNLLFSKTYLPSHLYLASREHTLDEVSQFSHIPNSRVATTNSIANSTELRRVKAVSWARNPTVLDMFKQLSEGRADYALEDGLILAEFNRLLADSAEQPLFLSPKPLITSGFTLSIRKDYPNAQQILNDFDAYIATIQKDGRFNKIMAITWTSKDINADGTADWITTADAHHEGPAPMSLKEVVPLDKTPTGTASLFYIDGKAYPDWQSAQQALSNTRALPRPSLLDHEVYKGMLKRW
- a CDS encoding M28 family metallopeptidase, encoding MAAGVSLTLQADQLDYVDQPQLHDIAADISAARIEQDITRLVSFGTRHTLSETESDTRGIGAARRWVKAEFERISAACGNCLEVYYSSATIDNESRIPEPVEVVSVIAIQRGISDPDRYVLMSGDIDSRVSDVMNATADSPGANDNASGVAGTLEAARVLSQYRFNGSIVYAALSGEEQGLFGGKILAEQAQKEGWRLKAVLNNDMIGNIEGVNGVINNTTARIFAEGTRQTETEREGRIRRFTGGEVDSPSRNLARYIDLMADRYIENLDTMVIYRLDRFGRGGHHRPFNDLGYPGVRIMETNENYTRQHQDLRTENGIEYGDTLDGVNFDYAAKLTALNAVSLAGMAWAPSPPQEVSIKGAVQPSTTLSWAPLEKSQNPQLAGYKIYWRYTDAPQWQFSRFVGDVNEFTLKNIVIDNYFFGVASVSKEGFESPVVFPGAAGAFGE
- the fre gene encoding NAD(P)H-flavin reductase — protein: MSQIRCQVEGIAPLTKTVFRVDLTPDVSFDFQSGQYVLVHMDENDQRPFSIANAAHDNNRLELHIGAEPGNAYAGEVLERMRQEKAIFVSGGHGQAVLQDGDTPIVLVAGGTGFSYTYSILMQSLKDNPQRDITLYWGAKHVEDLYYHDELVSLAAHHPHLTFIPVVENASDDWQGRKGWVHHAVLADYADMSGIQVYIAGRFDMAKVARDDFFARGLGKDSLFGDAYAFI
- the ubiD gene encoding 4-hydroxy-3-polyprenylbenzoate decarboxylase, which encodes MKYKDLRDFISQLEKNGDLVRITRPISTKLEMTEIADRTLRAGGPALLFENPENFDMPVLMNLFGTPERVALGMGQDSVSALREVGKLLAYLKEPEPPKGLKDLWDKLPVFKQVLNMPAKEVRKAPCQQVVLSGDDVDLTKLPVQHCWPGDAAPLITWGLTVTRGPHKKRQNLGIYRQQVLGKNKLIMRWLSHRGGALDFREWCQTHPGEPYPVSVALGADPATILGAVTPVPDTLSEYAFAGLLRGDKTEVVKSVSNDLQVPASAEIVLEGYIAQDETAPEGPYGDHTGYYNEVDEFPVFTVTHITHRHDPIYHSTYTGRPPDEPAILGVALNEVFVPILQKQFPEIVDFYLPPEGCSYRMAVVTMKKQYPGHAKRVMMGVWSFLRQFMYTKFVVVCDDDVNARDWQDVIWAITTRMDPARDTVMIENTPIDYLDFASPVSGLGSKMGLDATNKMPGETDREWGAPIVMDEAVKRRVDEIWDELGIMPGKATAD
- a CDS encoding TIGR02647 family protein — its product is MAFSHDVIEELNLLLKFPAESLMQGLKIHHDATQSIVEAAARLYSKGLITQVDGGYLTDLGIDVVEHTRRINSAMNIKFN